From the genome of Glycine max cultivar Williams 82 chromosome 2, Glycine_max_v4.0, whole genome shotgun sequence, one region includes:
- the LOC102662911 gene encoding aspartyl protease AED1, with protein MAETQNKNGVNRKASLELVHIDGPCSHIKRDNVDNENNFTRDYERVKYIQSRISKNNSFNDLDSFTTIPTNPGPPLSTLNYIIDIRLGTPEKTLQMVFDTGSHLTWTQCYQCKSCYKQANARFNPLNSSTYEASDCLDDTCEELISSGQGLSCSKNVHLCHYRIYYGDRSSSRGFFGKDRLALYSNLYPTKPGITDEFYFGCGILMKGNFGRTAGIFGLGRGELSFMSQTSSQYMETFSYCIPNIDNVGYITFGPDPDADRDERIQYTPLVNPQAGLSHYALNITGIAIDGDILMGLDFNQIDHGGFIIDSGCVLTRLPPSIYAKLRSVYQQRMSYYPSAPKYIPFDTCYDLSGFHYPIPEMSFVFPGVTVDLPREATFHEIKPKQYCLAFMPNEYDSQTSIFGNLQQKTLEIVHDNLGNKVGFRPNGCG; from the exons TAAAGCGTGACAATGTTGATAATGAGAACAATTTTACGAGGGACTATGAAAGGGTGAAGTACATTCAATCCCGAATTTCTAAGAATAATAGTTTCAATGATTTGGATTCATTTACTACCATACCAACTAACCCAGGTCCTCCACTTTCGACTTTGAATTACATTATTGATATTCGTCTTGGGACGCCGGAGAAAACCTTGCAAATGGTATTTGATACGGGCAGTCATCTCACATGGACCCAATGTTATCAATGCAAGTCATGCTATAAACAAGCCAATGCAAGATTTAATCCATTAAATTCTTCAACATATGAGGCTTCAGATTGCTTAGATGATACATGCGAAGAACTCATAAGCAGTGGACAAG GTCTGAGTTGTAGTAAGAATGTACATCTATGCCACTACCGTATCTATTATGGTGACAGATCCTCTAGCAGGGGCTTCTTTGGCAAGGATCGTCTCGCCCTATACAGCAACCTCTACCCTACCAAGCCCGGCATCACTGATGAATTCTACTTCGGTTGCGGCATATTGATGAAGGGAAATTTTGGTCGCACTGCAGGCATTTTTGGCCTTGGCCGCGGAGAGCTCTCCTTTATGTCTCAGACTTCGTCACAGTACATGGAAACCTTCTCCTACTGCATCCCCAACATTGATAACGTGGGCTACATCACCTTTGGCCCTGACCCTGATGCTGACCGCGACGAGAGAATCCAATACACCCCTTTAGTCAACCCTCAAGCTGGCCTATCACATTACGCTCTCAACATCACTGGCATCGCCATCGATGGTGATATACTCATGGGCCTTGACTTCAACCAAATCGACCACGGCGGCTTCATCATCGACTCCGGCTGCGTCCTCACCCGCTTACCCCCCTCCATCTATGCCAAGCTCCGCTCAGTGTATCAACAACGTATGTCCTATTATCCCTCCGCGCCCAAGTACATTCCATTTGATACGTGTTATGATCTTAGTGGATTTCATTATCCGATTCCTGAAATGTCATTCGTGTTTCCCGGTGTCACAGTGGACCTTCCGCGGGAAGCCACTTTCCATGAGATCAAACCAAAGCAATATTGTTTGGCATTTATGCCCAATGAATATGATAGTCAAACTAGCATATTTGGGAACCTCCAACAAAAGACCCTTGAGATTGTGCATGATAA